One Rhodococcus sp. P1Y DNA window includes the following coding sequences:
- a CDS encoding Rv2732c family membrane protein produces MTEKFQGSGGHEREDRATSDQVPDHQAPDYDRAEKKIDSEIDPGVRAVVVAVLVMLLLLTLALPHTGSATGFDVLSGDDAVTTDAIALPSRVFVWFVLVFAVVTSVLALVTRIWALAWIALVGSAIASVFGMLSIWSRQTLPADSIGSGPGVGLVIGWVLVAALTFQWLKAVWNKTTAQLDAQERRRAASVDAEQNSRWAGPVLGRPTDRER; encoded by the coding sequence ATGACCGAGAAATTTCAAGGTAGCGGAGGTCACGAGCGTGAAGACCGCGCGACGAGTGATCAGGTGCCGGATCACCAGGCACCCGACTACGACCGAGCAGAGAAGAAAATCGACTCGGAAATCGACCCTGGCGTACGCGCAGTGGTCGTTGCCGTTCTGGTCATGCTGCTGTTGCTGACCCTGGCGCTTCCGCATACCGGATCTGCAACCGGCTTCGATGTGCTGTCCGGAGACGATGCTGTTACGACCGACGCGATCGCGCTGCCTTCGCGGGTGTTCGTGTGGTTCGTGCTGGTGTTCGCTGTAGTGACATCGGTGCTGGCGCTCGTCACCAGAATCTGGGCGTTGGCCTGGATCGCCCTGGTGGGTAGTGCCATAGCGTCGGTGTTCGGGATGCTGTCGATCTGGTCGCGCCAGACGCTGCCAGCGGATTCGATCGGCAGTGGTCCTGGCGTAGGTTTGGTCATCGGATGGGTGCTCGTCGCGGCGCTCACATTCCAGTGGCTCAAGGCCGTGTGGAACAAGACCACAGCGCAACTGGACGCACAGGAACGACGCCGTGCCGCGTCGGTCGATGCGGAGCAGAACTCGCGGTGGGCCGGACCCGTACTAGGCCGACCCACCGACCGTGAGCGCTGA
- a CDS encoding DUF349 domain-containing protein — protein MTDSNETSTGATTPGAPKPGSPKPGGSPKPGGGQRPGQPGATAASSSGGVAKPHPVNTHVATVTPALAPPSDPSKFGRVDEDGTAWVRTAEGERQIGSWQAGDAAEGLAHFGRRYDDLATEIALLEARLAAGSGDAKKTKAAAQALAETLPTAAVIGDLDALAARLHLVVEHSEAAAAVAKKEKDAERATHTARKEELAAEAEQIGSESTQWKHAGDRLREILDEWKTIRGVDRKVDDALWKRYSKARENFNRRRGAHFADLDRERGAAKTKKEELVTRAEALSSSTEWGPTAAAFRDLLTEWKAAGRAPRDADDALWKNFKAAQDVFFAARNAAASERDAEFETNATGKEELLAKYGNIDPSGDLDGARAALRDLQEKWDALGKVPREKMQELEGRLRAIEKSVRDAVDDQWRRTDPEALARAAQFRERVAQFEEQAEKAAAAGKTKDAERAREQAQQWREWAAAAEGAVGEL, from the coding sequence ATGACCGACTCCAACGAGACAAGCACAGGCGCAACCACCCCCGGAGCACCCAAGCCGGGTAGCCCGAAGCCAGGCGGTAGTCCGAAGCCGGGCGGCGGACAGCGACCTGGACAACCCGGCGCCACGGCTGCCTCGTCGAGCGGAGGCGTCGCCAAACCTCATCCGGTGAACACGCACGTGGCCACCGTCACACCTGCTCTGGCGCCCCCGAGCGACCCGAGCAAGTTCGGCCGCGTCGACGAGGACGGGACCGCGTGGGTCCGAACGGCCGAGGGCGAACGGCAGATCGGCTCCTGGCAGGCAGGCGACGCTGCGGAGGGTCTCGCGCACTTCGGTCGGCGCTACGACGATCTCGCCACCGAGATCGCACTGCTCGAAGCCCGCCTCGCCGCAGGCTCGGGAGACGCGAAGAAGACCAAGGCCGCCGCCCAGGCCCTTGCTGAAACATTGCCTACCGCCGCGGTCATCGGCGACTTGGATGCACTCGCAGCGAGACTCCACCTGGTGGTCGAGCATTCGGAGGCCGCCGCGGCGGTCGCGAAGAAGGAGAAGGACGCCGAGCGGGCAACACACACGGCGCGCAAGGAAGAGTTGGCGGCCGAGGCCGAACAGATCGGTAGCGAATCCACCCAGTGGAAGCACGCCGGCGATCGACTGCGTGAAATTCTCGACGAGTGGAAGACCATTCGCGGCGTCGACCGAAAAGTCGACGATGCGCTGTGGAAGCGCTACTCGAAGGCTCGGGAGAACTTCAACCGTCGACGCGGCGCGCACTTCGCCGATCTCGATCGCGAACGGGGCGCAGCCAAGACCAAGAAGGAAGAACTGGTGACCCGAGCCGAGGCACTGTCCTCGTCAACTGAGTGGGGACCGACGGCGGCAGCGTTCCGCGATCTACTCACCGAGTGGAAAGCCGCAGGCCGTGCCCCGAGGGACGCCGACGACGCGCTGTGGAAGAACTTCAAAGCTGCTCAGGACGTGTTCTTCGCGGCCCGCAACGCTGCAGCGTCCGAACGTGACGCGGAATTCGAGACCAACGCGACCGGTAAGGAGGAGCTTCTCGCCAAGTACGGCAACATCGACCCCTCCGGTGACCTCGACGGTGCGAGGGCAGCACTACGCGACCTGCAGGAAAAGTGGGATGCGCTGGGCAAGGTACCGCGCGAGAAGATGCAGGAACTCGAAGGCCGCCTACGGGCGATCGAGAAGTCCGTGCGCGACGCTGTCGATGACCAATGGCGCCGCACCGATCCAGAGGCTCTGGCGCGCGCCGCACAGTTCCGCGAGCGCGTAGCGCAGTTCGAGGAGCAGGCCGAGAAGGCTGCCGCCGCGGGCAAGACGAAGGACGCCGAGCGCGCACGCGAGCAGGCTCAGCAGTGGCGTGAGTGGGCTGCGGCGGCCGAGGGCGCCGTCGGCGAGCTGTAG
- the miaA gene encoding tRNA (adenosine(37)-N6)-dimethylallyltransferase MiaA, which translates to MTADISVTEIQPVAVIGPTATGKSDLGLDLAERLDGEIVNIDAMQQYRGMDIGTAKLSVAERRGIVHHRLDVLDVTETATVANYQEAAVRDVEDILARGKTPIVVGGSMMYVQSLLDEWAFPATDPEVRAKWEKVLVEGGTDAVNRALRERDPEAAASILATDGRRMVRALEVVEITGQPFAASAPTIGEPRWGTRLLGVDRDTAELDERIARRTDLMFSGGLVDEVRGLVGEGLKDGVTAPRAIGYAQVLDYLDGESDLDYARERTFIGTRRYVRRQRSWFRRDRRVHWLDGADPSLLESALAVLSP; encoded by the coding sequence GTGACGGCCGACATATCGGTGACGGAAATCCAACCCGTCGCTGTCATCGGGCCGACCGCCACGGGGAAGTCCGATCTGGGTCTCGATCTTGCCGAGCGTCTGGATGGCGAGATCGTCAACATCGATGCGATGCAGCAGTACCGCGGAATGGACATCGGAACAGCCAAACTCTCCGTGGCCGAGCGTCGCGGGATCGTGCACCACCGGCTCGACGTACTCGACGTGACCGAGACTGCGACCGTCGCGAACTATCAGGAGGCCGCCGTCAGGGACGTCGAGGACATTCTGGCGCGTGGGAAGACGCCGATCGTCGTCGGTGGCTCGATGATGTACGTCCAGTCCTTGCTCGACGAATGGGCCTTTCCCGCGACGGATCCCGAAGTCCGCGCCAAGTGGGAGAAGGTACTCGTCGAGGGCGGAACCGACGCGGTGAATCGCGCACTACGAGAACGGGATCCAGAGGCTGCGGCGTCGATCCTGGCGACGGACGGCCGCCGCATGGTTCGCGCGCTGGAGGTCGTCGAGATCACGGGACAGCCGTTCGCTGCCTCTGCTCCGACCATCGGTGAGCCACGCTGGGGTACCAGGCTGCTCGGTGTCGATCGCGACACCGCCGAACTGGACGAACGCATCGCTCGCCGAACCGACCTGATGTTCTCCGGTGGTCTCGTCGACGAGGTGCGTGGGTTGGTGGGCGAGGGTCTGAAGGACGGTGTCACTGCGCCGAGAGCGATCGGATATGCGCAAGTCCTCGACTATCTGGACGGTGAAAGCGACCTGGACTACGCACGGGAGCGCACGTTCATCGGCACAAGACGCTATGTACGACGACAGCGTTCGTGGTTTCGTCGCGACCGAAGAGTTCACTGGCTCGACGGAGCAGACCCGTCGTTGCTCGAGTCCGCACTCGCCGTGTTGAGCCCGTAG
- the dapF gene encoding diaminopimelate epimerase, whose translation MHFAKGHGTQNDFVVLHDPDVAIELIRPRVAALCDRRRGLGADGVLRVARSGALRDAGVLDRLPAGVGADDWFMDYRNGDGSVAEMCGNGVRVFAHYLLASGLETAEQFVVGSRAGARPVTVHKFDDSSADVTVDMGDVHLMGSSTTTLAGRTFEGIGIDVGNPHLACVDASADIDSLRALDLSRAPDLDSDFFRAGANVEILTRMQFGRVDMRVFERGVGETRSCGTGTVAAAAAALSYEGLDSGQVVVGVPGGEVTVTIDDSGATLRGPSVLVASGSIDDNWWRQLA comes from the coding sequence ATGCACTTCGCGAAGGGTCACGGAACTCAGAACGACTTCGTCGTCCTGCACGATCCCGACGTCGCGATCGAGTTGATCCGCCCACGGGTTGCGGCGTTGTGCGATCGCAGGCGCGGGTTGGGCGCAGACGGTGTTCTCAGGGTCGCGCGCTCAGGGGCACTGCGTGATGCCGGGGTTCTCGACCGGTTGCCCGCAGGAGTCGGCGCCGACGATTGGTTCATGGACTACCGCAACGGCGACGGCAGTGTCGCCGAAATGTGTGGCAACGGCGTCAGAGTATTCGCGCACTACCTCCTGGCATCGGGGCTGGAGACCGCCGAGCAGTTCGTCGTCGGGTCTCGGGCAGGTGCCCGGCCGGTGACCGTACACAAATTCGACGATTCGTCGGCTGACGTCACCGTCGACATGGGCGATGTCCATCTCATGGGTTCGAGTACCACCACTCTGGCGGGTCGCACGTTCGAGGGCATCGGAATCGACGTGGGAAATCCGCATCTCGCGTGTGTCGACGCGTCTGCCGACATCGACTCGTTGCGCGCACTGGACCTGTCCCGCGCGCCCGACCTGGACTCCGACTTCTTCCGAGCCGGGGCAAACGTCGAGATCCTCACACGCATGCAGTTCGGCCGCGTCGACATGCGCGTATTCGAGCGCGGCGTCGGCGAGACCAGGTCGTGCGGCACTGGAACGGTCGCTGCAGCCGCAGCTGCTCTGTCGTATGAAGGCCTCGACTCGGGGCAGGTGGTCGTCGGTGTGCCGGGCGGTGAAGTCACGGTGACGATCGACGACTCGGGCGCGACGTTGCGTGGCCCTTCGGTCCTTGTGGCCAGCGGATCCATCGACGACAACTGGTGGCGTCAGCTCGCGTGA
- the hflX gene encoding GTPase HflX, with protein MARSTFTGDDPNPSAGDMQLEERTALRRVAGLSTELADVTEVEYRQLRLERVVLVGVWTNGTAAQIESSMAELAALAETAGSEVLDALVQRRDKPDSATYIGSGKAHELRDVVLATGADTVICDGELTPAQLNALEKVVKVKVIDRTALILDIFAQHATSREGKAQVAFAQMEYMLPRLRGWGESMSRQAGGRAGSNGGVGLRGPGETKIETDRRRIRERMAKLRREIKGMKQARDTKRDSRLSSTTPNIAIVGYTNAGKSSLLNALTGSGVLVQNALFATLDPTSRKSTLEDGRAVVMTDTVGFVRHLPTQLVEAFRSTLEEVTDADLLLHVVDGSDALPTDQIKAVREVIVDVVKERDTKMPPELIVVNKIDAADPVQLTQLRGLLPGARFVSARTGEGIDELRDHLGEILAWPESEVDVLVPYTRGDLVARIHTEGRISHSSHEADGTRVEARVPTALASVLTEFAYEPATA; from the coding sequence ATCGCGCGTTCGACGTTCACAGGCGATGACCCGAACCCGTCTGCGGGCGACATGCAACTCGAAGAGCGAACGGCTCTACGACGCGTTGCGGGACTGTCCACCGAACTCGCCGATGTCACCGAGGTCGAGTACCGCCAGCTACGTCTCGAACGGGTCGTGTTGGTCGGCGTGTGGACCAACGGAACGGCTGCGCAGATCGAGAGCAGTATGGCCGAGCTCGCCGCGCTTGCCGAGACCGCAGGTTCGGAGGTCCTCGATGCCCTCGTCCAGCGCAGGGACAAACCGGATTCGGCCACCTACATCGGTTCGGGCAAGGCGCACGAGCTTCGTGATGTGGTGCTCGCCACCGGCGCAGACACCGTGATCTGCGACGGCGAGCTCACCCCCGCGCAGCTCAATGCGTTGGAGAAGGTCGTGAAGGTCAAGGTCATCGACCGGACCGCCCTCATTCTCGACATCTTCGCTCAGCATGCGACGTCGCGTGAAGGCAAGGCGCAGGTCGCTTTCGCGCAGATGGAGTACATGCTTCCCAGGCTCAGAGGCTGGGGTGAATCGATGTCGCGTCAGGCGGGTGGCCGCGCTGGCAGTAATGGCGGCGTGGGTCTTCGTGGTCCGGGTGAGACGAAGATCGAAACCGACCGGCGTCGTATTCGCGAGCGCATGGCCAAGCTCCGGCGCGAAATCAAGGGTATGAAGCAGGCCCGCGACACCAAACGCGACAGTCGACTGAGCAGCACGACACCGAACATCGCGATCGTCGGCTACACGAACGCAGGGAAGTCCAGCCTCCTCAACGCGCTGACCGGATCCGGAGTGCTGGTTCAGAATGCGTTGTTCGCAACGTTGGATCCGACGTCGCGCAAATCGACGCTCGAGGACGGCCGTGCCGTCGTGATGACCGACACCGTCGGATTCGTCCGGCATCTGCCGACTCAGTTGGTCGAGGCGTTCCGTTCGACGCTCGAGGAGGTAACCGACGCAGATCTGCTGCTGCACGTCGTCGACGGTTCCGATGCGCTGCCGACCGATCAGATCAAAGCTGTCCGCGAAGTGATCGTCGACGTCGTCAAGGAACGGGACACCAAGATGCCCCCGGAATTGATCGTGGTCAACAAGATCGATGCCGCGGACCCAGTCCAGCTTACCCAGCTTCGCGGGTTGCTGCCGGGCGCACGGTTCGTATCGGCGCGAACAGGCGAGGGTATCGACGAACTGCGAGATCACCTCGGTGAAATCCTCGCGTGGCCGGAGTCCGAGGTGGACGTCCTCGTGCCGTACACACGGGGGGATCTGGTCGCGCGCATACACACCGAGGGGCGGATCTCGCACTCCTCGCACGAGGCCGACGGCACTCGCGTCGAGGCGCGCGTGCCGACTGCACTGGCGTCGGTTCTGACGGAGTTCGCGTACGAGCCGGCGACCGCCTGA
- a CDS encoding HPr family phosphocarrier protein, producing the protein MPSTTVTVGSAIGLHARPAALIAEAVADAGVDVTLAVEGEEPVDAGSALMIMTLGAVKGTEVTVESEDQAALDTVAALVASDLDA; encoded by the coding sequence ATGCCAAGCACCACAGTCACCGTCGGATCCGCCATCGGTTTGCACGCACGTCCAGCAGCGTTGATCGCCGAGGCGGTGGCCGACGCCGGCGTCGACGTGACCCTCGCAGTCGAGGGTGAAGAGCCGGTCGACGCCGGATCGGCGCTGATGATCATGACACTCGGCGCAGTCAAGGGCACCGAAGTCACCGTCGAGAGCGAGGATCAGGCTGCGCTCGACACGGTGGCGGCGCTGGTGGCGTCCGACCTCGACGCCTGA
- a CDS encoding PTS fructose transporter subunit IIABC, producing the protein MSTPTHDPAIIVEELVLLDADLGESKDAVISRLSTLLAENGRATDADPLRDAALAREAQSATGLPGGIAIPHCRADAVTTASLGFARLNPKVDFGAPDGPADLVFLIAAPAGAGSAHMKLLSSLARALVKPAFVTSLREAPTAAAIVALVDGVINPAPKAAPAKAVPESTPETAAVSTAKHSAPETAPTASAETPKHIVAVTACPTGIAHTYMAADSLVAAGERAGVTVHVETQGSSGSTPLDPALIASAEAVIFATDVGVKNKERFAGKPVISSGVKRAINEPDVMVTEALRASNDPNAARVSGTAAAAGANNSGAGELGWGTRIRQILLTGVSYMIPFVAAGGLLIALGFLLGGYEISSNAEEIVINNSITALPDGGLKAYLGAVLFQIGALSFSFLVPALAGYISYAIADRPGLAPGFTAGAVAVLVGAGFIGGLVGGLIAGFVALWISRWKIPALLRGLMPVVIIPLFATLIVGALMFLVLGKPLAAITSGLTDWLNGLTGTSIIILGIILGLMMCFDLGGPVNKAAYAFATAGLSVTDVASLRIMAAVMAAGMVPPLAMALASLVRPRLFTEAERENGKAAWFLGAAFISEGAIPFAAADPFRVIPSMMAGGALTGALIMATDVTLSAPHGGLIVFFAIGKFLWFLVALVAGTLLSAFLVVFAKQFLRGKNAPTEESLDPDLVAA; encoded by the coding sequence ATGTCCACACCCACCCATGATCCCGCGATCATCGTCGAGGAGCTCGTGCTCCTCGACGCGGATCTCGGCGAGTCCAAAGATGCTGTCATCTCCAGGCTCTCGACCTTGCTCGCCGAGAACGGCCGCGCCACCGATGCAGATCCACTGCGCGACGCAGCCTTGGCTCGTGAGGCGCAGTCCGCCACCGGACTCCCGGGCGGCATCGCGATTCCTCATTGCCGCGCCGACGCCGTCACCACGGCCTCGCTCGGCTTTGCCAGGTTGAACCCGAAGGTCGACTTCGGTGCTCCCGACGGCCCGGCCGACCTGGTGTTCCTCATCGCTGCTCCCGCGGGCGCCGGATCGGCACACATGAAGCTGCTCTCGAGCCTCGCACGTGCGCTGGTCAAGCCCGCGTTCGTCACTTCCCTTCGTGAGGCACCGACTGCAGCGGCCATCGTCGCTCTCGTCGACGGCGTCATCAACCCCGCTCCGAAGGCTGCCCCAGCGAAGGCCGTACCCGAGTCCACACCTGAGACCGCAGCCGTCAGCACCGCCAAGCACTCGGCCCCGGAGACCGCCCCCACTGCTTCGGCGGAGACGCCGAAGCACATAGTCGCCGTCACTGCATGCCCGACGGGCATCGCGCACACCTACATGGCGGCAGATTCCCTCGTCGCCGCGGGTGAGCGAGCAGGCGTCACAGTGCACGTCGAGACCCAGGGTTCGAGCGGCAGCACTCCACTCGACCCCGCGCTGATCGCGAGCGCCGAAGCCGTCATCTTCGCAACGGACGTCGGAGTGAAGAACAAAGAACGGTTTGCCGGTAAACCGGTCATCTCGTCCGGCGTCAAGCGCGCCATCAACGAACCCGACGTGATGGTCACCGAGGCCCTGCGTGCGTCGAACGATCCGAACGCTGCGCGCGTGTCGGGCACGGCTGCAGCGGCGGGCGCAAACAACTCCGGCGCAGGCGAACTCGGCTGGGGCACTCGCATACGCCAGATCCTGCTGACCGGCGTCAGTTACATGATCCCCTTCGTAGCCGCTGGTGGCCTTCTCATCGCCCTCGGGTTCCTTCTCGGCGGCTACGAGATCTCCAGCAATGCCGAAGAGATCGTGATCAACAACTCGATCACGGCGCTCCCCGACGGTGGCCTGAAGGCCTACCTCGGAGCGGTTCTGTTCCAGATCGGCGCGCTGTCGTTCAGCTTCCTCGTCCCTGCGCTGGCCGGTTACATCTCCTACGCGATCGCTGACCGACCGGGTCTGGCGCCAGGTTTCACCGCGGGTGCTGTGGCCGTACTCGTCGGCGCAGGCTTCATCGGTGGACTCGTCGGCGGCCTGATCGCCGGCTTCGTCGCACTGTGGATCAGCCGATGGAAGATTCCGGCCTTGCTTCGCGGCCTCATGCCCGTCGTGATCATTCCTCTGTTCGCCACGCTGATCGTCGGCGCTCTGATGTTCCTCGTCCTCGGCAAGCCGCTGGCCGCCATCACCAGCGGCTTGACCGACTGGCTCAACGGACTGACCGGAACCTCGATCATCATCCTCGGCATCATTCTCGGCCTGATGATGTGCTTCGACCTCGGCGGACCGGTGAACAAGGCTGCATACGCGTTCGCAACGGCGGGCCTGTCGGTCACCGATGTCGCCTCGCTTCGCATCATGGCGGCAGTCATGGCTGCAGGAATGGTTCCTCCTCTCGCAATGGCACTTGCGTCGCTCGTTCGCCCGCGATTGTTCACCGAAGCCGAACGTGAAAACGGTAAGGCCGCATGGTTCCTCGGAGCAGCATTCATCTCCGAAGGCGCCATCCCGTTCGCCGCGGCTGATCCTTTCCGCGTGATCCCCTCGATGATGGCCGGCGGCGCGCTCACCGGCGCGCTCATCATGGCAACCGATGTAACGCTCAGTGCCCCGCACGGAGGTCTCATCGTCTTCTTCGCCATCGGAAAGTTCCTCTGGTTCCTGGTCGCATTGGTCGCCGGAACACTACTGTCGGCGTTCTTGGTCGTGTTTGCCAAGCAGTTCCTCAGAGGTAAGAACGCTCCAACAGAAGAATCCCTCGATCCCGACCTCGTCGCTGCCTGA
- a CDS encoding 1-phosphofructokinase family hexose kinase, with the protein MIVTLTANPSIDRTVMLDSELTRGGVHRARGAVNDPGGKGVNVARVLTASGVQAMAVLPAAEHDPLLDALAGKGVRYCAIATADLARTNITVSEPGGTTTKINEPGAELTAATRDELFAAVVDLGRDATWVALSGSLPPGIPVGWYGELVTALRTTSCKVAVDTSDAPLLALAASFPESAPDLIKPNSEELAQLTGVDGDELERAAAAGDPTAAVEASRILLGRGVGAVLATLGRAGAVLVTAEGSWFATPPAIEAISTVGAGDSSLAGYILADIERCTPADRIRRAVAYGTAATALPGTTLPTPEQTHPESVTVRALDSPRSPNPSTSPHSVSSTSQTLS; encoded by the coding sequence ATGATCGTCACACTGACGGCCAACCCGAGCATCGACAGAACAGTGATGCTCGATTCGGAGTTGACGCGCGGCGGAGTGCACCGAGCACGCGGCGCCGTGAACGATCCAGGCGGCAAGGGCGTCAACGTCGCCCGGGTGCTCACAGCGTCCGGTGTGCAAGCGATGGCTGTACTCCCCGCGGCAGAGCACGATCCGCTTCTGGACGCGCTGGCCGGCAAAGGAGTGCGGTACTGCGCTATTGCCACGGCCGATCTCGCCCGCACCAACATCACCGTCAGCGAACCCGGCGGCACGACTACCAAGATCAACGAGCCTGGTGCCGAGCTGACCGCTGCCACCAGAGACGAATTGTTCGCCGCGGTGGTCGATCTCGGCCGTGATGCGACCTGGGTTGCGCTATCCGGTTCGCTCCCGCCCGGGATTCCGGTGGGCTGGTACGGCGAACTGGTGACGGCGCTGCGTACGACGTCGTGCAAGGTAGCGGTGGATACCTCGGATGCGCCGCTGCTGGCACTGGCAGCATCGTTCCCCGAGTCGGCGCCTGACCTGATCAAGCCGAACTCCGAGGAACTCGCGCAACTCACCGGAGTCGACGGGGACGAACTCGAGCGTGCCGCTGCCGCAGGCGATCCGACTGCAGCGGTCGAGGCCAGCCGTATCCTCCTGGGGCGGGGTGTCGGCGCCGTGCTGGCTACCCTCGGCCGCGCGGGCGCAGTGCTGGTGACCGCCGAGGGTTCGTGGTTCGCTACCCCACCCGCAATCGAGGCCATCAGTACCGTCGGCGCAGGCGATTCGTCGCTCGCGGGTTACATCCTCGCCGACATCGAACGTTGCACTCCCGCAGACAGAATTCGCCGCGCAGTCGCCTACGGCACCGCCGCAACCGCGCTGCCGGGGACGACGCTCCCGACACCGGAGCAGACACACCCCGAATCCGTAACGGTACGAGCACTCGACTCGCCCCGCTCCCCGAACCCATCCACCTCCCCCCATTCCGTTTCCTCCACCTCGCAGACACTCTCCTAG
- a CDS encoding DeoR/GlpR family DNA-binding transcription regulator: MYAEERQQSIAELITTRGRVSVADLSTSYGVTTETVRRDLAVLDRAGIVRRVHGGAVPASALTIAEPGVGEREYTRAEQKDAIAAAAVDYLPPSGGSAVFDAGTTTGRLAALLGNASELTLITNSIPIAARVAPLGGVNLRMLGGRVRGTTQAAVGEEALSALEWLRVDVAFIGTNALSVGHGLSTPDSDEAAVKRAMVRTANHVVVLADSSKIGREHVVSFARLDSIDVLVTDPDIDDNDHKSLTDNGIEVVIA, encoded by the coding sequence ATGTACGCAGAAGAACGGCAGCAGTCCATAGCGGAATTGATCACCACCCGCGGCCGCGTCTCCGTGGCCGACCTGTCCACCTCCTACGGCGTCACGACCGAGACGGTTCGCCGCGACCTCGCCGTCCTCGACCGAGCGGGCATAGTCCGCCGGGTGCACGGCGGCGCCGTACCGGCATCGGCATTGACCATCGCCGAACCAGGCGTCGGTGAGCGCGAGTACACCCGCGCCGAGCAGAAGGACGCGATCGCTGCTGCGGCAGTCGACTACCTACCACCGTCCGGTGGTAGCGCGGTATTCGACGCCGGAACGACGACGGGACGGCTCGCTGCGTTGCTCGGCAATGCTTCCGAACTCACGTTGATCACCAACTCGATTCCCATTGCAGCTCGTGTCGCACCCCTCGGCGGAGTCAACCTGCGCATGCTCGGCGGACGTGTACGTGGCACGACACAAGCAGCAGTCGGCGAGGAAGCACTCAGCGCGCTCGAATGGTTGCGCGTCGACGTCGCGTTCATCGGAACCAACGCCCTCAGCGTCGGCCACGGCCTGTCGACCCCCGACAGTGACGAGGCTGCGGTCAAGCGCGCCATGGTCCGTACGGCCAACCACGTTGTAGTGCTTGCCGATTCGTCGAAGATCGGGCGAGAGCACGTGGTGAGCTTCGCCCGGCTCGACTCCATCGATGTACTGGTCACCGACCCAGACATCGACGACAACGATCACAAGAGTTTGACCGACAACGGAATCGAGGTGGTGATCGCATGA